The genome window CTTAGAGCAGCTCTGAGGCTACTCTAATTTGAGCTGGGGGCCAAACAGACCCTCATCTAAGCCCAGGACCAGGAGACGTACATGTTATCATGTAGCCATCTTCACCACACTCATCCTTCAGCCACACTGCCTGCAACCCTAATACAGCTGAGGTTTTGGCCCAGTATCTATGCATGCCGTAAAACTAGTAATATTTGTTATAAGTTTATCTTAAAATAAATATGCAACAATTACTTTCTGCCGCTCTTCTCCCAGCTGCCATTGCACATGTCCTTGTGCTACTGCTGGCATGGGAACAGGTAGGGGCAACTGCTTCTCCTAACTCGAGCCTCACTCCTCCTGTGGCCACCACAATCTCTCTCATGTTGCCACCGCCATGGAAATAGGGGCACCGCCACCTTTGCTCCCATCAGCACAAGCTAGCTTGCAGCATGAGGTTGAACAAGCACAAATGTGCAGCTGCACTTGTCTATGCAAAATAAAGTGAGTGCAGCCAATTCCAGAAGGAAACATGGTTTTAGTGGGTCTGAGTGACATGGTAAAGGGGAGTGGAGGGCATGGGGAATTGTATACACAGTATTGGGTACACTTATAGTGTGGCTACTGCCCTACTATAGTACAGTTATATTTACAAAATACTAAAgctgagctaaaaaaaaaaaagggaaattgtTTCCGTTTCAAGGATTTGAAAGAGAcctattttcattttttcaacAGTTTTTACAAAAAATTTAAGCTACTTTTTGGAATAGAGAATGTTTCTGAATCTGTTGTTGAAAGTATTCATTTACCAAAGACCCATTTTTCAGTAAACTAGAAATGTTGATTACCCGGCAATGGCATTGATaaaaattttgattgaaaaaaatgtcgattaaaaaaaaaaacctcaagttaaaattttcaaaaaagtaaGAATTTCTTATGGAATTTTTCAGTTTTGGAAAAAGgccattttcaacaacaaaaaatttcaCTCAAAAATCTCAATCAGCTCCACACAAATGCTAAACAAGAGTAATAAGTTAGAGGTAACAGAAACTTATTCACACAAAAGAGCATAAAGATACTGTCAGAAGGGTGTAGCGTTGGATGGGAGTGAGGGTTAGATGAGAGCTAAGTTTAGCCTATGGTAGGAGACACAGGAGTGAGGGCAAGAGCTTGGTTTGGAAATGGGAGACAGGATCAGAGTGACAAGTTTAGAATTGGAGGAACAGGTGGCAGGGGAGGGTTATGTTCAACCACACGTGGATGCATTGTCCACCCTGTTTGGAATAACATTACTTCAGGGCACTTTTGTCCATTGTCTCTGCACCTTTAAATGCAAGCATCACCTACTCACTCTCAGATGTCACCAGTGTCCATGGAGTGAGATGGGAAAGCAAGGGGGGGAGAGTGGGCGCTAGATAGGGGAAGGAGGGATAGAGATAGGTTCTGGAAGATAAAGCGAGATGCTAcaaagggaagaggagaaagggaggagagtgAGATTCAGGTGTAGGAAGAAGGtcagaggggagaagaggagggatggcagatggagctggctgggggcccACGAACCTAGGGTTGACTGAGATCAGAGGTGATCTCCTTAAGGGTCAGCGATGCATGAGGGCTGGGAGTTGGAATCAGAGGGGGATCACAAGCAGGGTAGGCTGGAGTTGACTGGGATCAGAAAGGATGAGAACCGGGGACTGGATTCACAGTGTGCTGGGCACACGGGGGAGAGAGTaaagaggggagcagagagggttgtgggctAGATTCACAGGGATGTGGGTACAGGGGGGAGTGCAGAGAGGGGTGCGGGCAGGGCTCCCGGGGGTGCgagcagagaggggagcagagagaggtgcAGGCTGGGCTCCCAGGGGTGTGAGCAGAGGGGCGAGCAGAGAGGGGTGCGGGCAGGGCTCCCAGAGGCAATGGGAGAGCAGGAgcagaaggggtgcaggctgggctCCTGGAGACGAGGGcaaggagggaagcaggggaggggtgcgggctggGCTCCCGGGGGTgacagcagggaggggagcaggggaggggtgcgggctggGCTCCCGGGGGTGAcggcagggaggggagcaggggaggggtgcgggctggGCTCCCGGGGGTGAcggcagggaggggagcaggggaggggtgcgggctggGCTCCCGGGGGTGAcggcagggaggggagcaggggaggggtgcgggctggGCTCCCGGGGGTGAcggcagggaggggagcaggggaggggtgcgggctggGCTCCCGGGGGTGAcggcagggaggggagcaggggaggggtgcgggctggGCTCCCGGGGGTGAcggcagggaggggagcaggggaggggtgcgggctggGCTCCCGGGGGTGAcggcagggaggggagcaggggaggggtgcgggctggGCTCCCGGGGGTGacggcggggaggggagcaggggaggggtgcgggctggGCTCCCGGGGGTGacggcggggaggggagcaggggaggggtgcgggctggGCTCCCGGGGGTGacggcggggaggggagcaggggaggggtgcgggctggGCTCCCGGGGGTGacggcggggaggggagcaggggaggggtgcgggctggGCTCCCGGGGGTGacggcggggaggggagcaggggaggggtgcgggctggGCTCCCGGGGGTGacggcggggaggggagcaggggaggggtgcgggctggGCTCCCGGGGGTGacggcggggaggggagcaggggaggggtgcgggctggGCTCCCGGGGGTGacggcggggaggggagcaggggaggggtgcgggctggGCTCCCGGGGGTGacggcggggaggggagcaggggaagggtgcGGGCTGGGCTCCCGGGGGTGacggcggggaggggagcaggggaagggtgcGGGCTGGGCTCCCGGGGGTGacggcggggaggggagcaggggaggggtgcgggctggGTTCCGGAGGTGCGGCACTTACCGGCTCCCTCGGCGGTCACGATGGCCTCTGGGGAGATGCAGACGCCGCGGTCATAGACGGGCAGCTCCTCGCAGGCCAGGCTCTCGGGCCAGGCGTGGCGGTACTTGATGAGGACGGGCTCGCAGCCGGCCCGGGCCCGCTCGCACACCGACTTGCAGGGCTTGATGGGCTCGTGCTGGAAGTCGATGGTGCAGATGGGCGCGTACATGGCGCAGAGGAAGAAGAGCAGATCGGGGCTGCAGTGGGTGCCCAGCAGCCCCTCGAACTGCTCGATGGCCAGGATGGCGTTGGCCTGGGTGCTGTGGTGCAGGTGGTTGGGCATCTTGGTCATGTTCCAGGGCAGGGACTTGCACAGGGGGATGCGGACCGGCTCGCAGGCGGCGCCCTGGGCCCCGGGCACCCTGCTCAGgaagagcccggccagggccaggaggagcgCGGCGGAGCCGCAGCACAACATGGTCCCGCCGGGCTCTGGGGTCGGGACCTCGCACACGCGCTCCCCGGACCTGGCGGAGCCGCCTCCCGACAGCCTCTTCTCTCGCTGCCCCTCGCCACAGCGGCTCCGGCTGCCCACCTGCCCCGGGCAGCGGGGCCCGCCCCCTGCGGCGCTAGGGGTCGTGGCAGGATCGGAGCAAGGCGCAGCCGGAAGCGGGGGATCGAGGGGAGCTGCCCCTGGGTGCGCCCCGCTCCTGCAGGCGCCGAGCACGAGGGAGGGCCCGTGGGCGCAGCCCAGGCAAAGTTTGGCCAGGGCGGAAAAGCGCTTGGGACTCGCCGGGCCCCGCTCCGCAGGCTGGAGGGACGGGCCGGCTTTGCAATGAGGGCTCTGTCTGCAGCCCAGCTCCTTTTCCCTTTCCCACCTCCTGGCCAgagagccccagctcctcctcccggCCCTCCTTAACCCCGCTCCTCTGggcggcggggaggaggggggccgaGATGACCTGAGGCTGCATTAACTTCCATCAGTATAAGACAGCGCTTGTCCCGTACCCGCACCCCCCGCCTCCTGTTTATCCCTCGGGAAGGCTGCGAGTTCTCAGTTTTCGCTGGAGCTGCAGCAAGGCAGAGAGGGAGAAGCCAAATCAAGCTAGTCCTTGTAAAGCGACTGGAAAGTGCGGGGCAGCAGGAGCGCCCAGCCAACCCTGACAGAACCTCTTGAACCAGATCTATAGGAGCTCATAGACCCACAAACTCTTAAGCCagaagtatcgggggtagccatgttagtctgtatctacaaaaacaacaaggagtctggtggcaccttaaagactaacagatttatttgggcataagttttcgtgggtaaaaacctcacttcttcggatgcatagagtgaaagttacagatgcaggcattatatactgacacatggagagcagggagttacttcgcaagtggagaaccagtgttgacagggccaattcaatcagggtggatgtagtccactcccaataatagatgaggaggtgtcaattccaggagaggaaaagctgcttctgtaatgagccagccactcccagtccctattcaagcccagattaatggtgttaaatttgcaaatgaattttagttctgctgtttctctttgaagtctgtttctgaaggtttttttttgttcaatgacagtgacttttaaatctgtaatagaatgaccagggagattgaagtattcacttactggcttatgtatgttaccattcctgatgtccgatttgtgtccatttattcttttgcggagggactgtctggtttggccaatgtacatggcagaggggcattgctggcacatgatggcatatataacattagtggatatGCAGGtaaatgagcccttgatggtgtggctgatgtggttgcgtcctctgatggtgtcgccagagtagatatgggaacAGAGTAGGAAGGGAGCAGCATgatcgtctgacctcctgcacattgcaggcctcagaacctcacccacccagaCCCCTAGTCTCTGGCTGAGTTGCTGAAGTTCTCAGATCGTGGTTTAAAGATTGCAAGCTCCAGCTCTACACTTTAGAaacacatccctcctccccaccctaccATGGGGGTAAAGAAAAGGAGAGTCTCTTTCAGACACTCCACAGGACACAAGGAGGCGGGTTTTTGCTTTCCAAGTCTCTCTGTTCTGGTGTAAACAATCACCTCTGGGGCTTTATTTTCAAACATAAGGGGTAGAGTTTCTGATCTGCCTTGCTGCACGGGAGCCGATGCCTTTGTGAATTGCAGCCCTTGCCAGGAGGGCTGCATTCATTCTGTCACTGCTCACCCCCTCCACAGCCAGAGTCCTGCGGGAAACTTTCCCCACAGTGGCAGAACGTGGTTCTTTCTCTCCTTCAATCCAGATGCATTTAATCTAGAGGAGAAAATAGAAAGCAGATCCATCCCCTAGCAATTTGCTCCCTCCAACTAACGTAACCTTCTGGTCAGGGCATAGACTAAAATGAAATGACTTACAGAGGCACCTTCCCCTctgcatggcgggggggggggggggggaagagaggaagagaaatgTTTAAATCACCAGAGAAAAAGAGAACTCAGTCAGAGGGGCAACAAAGCCCCAAACAAAACAGGAAATCACCTTTGCTCTGCACCATTAAAATGTGCCTTTGTTTCAATGCAGCCATTTCTCACAGCTGATCATTTTTAGCCAAACCTATCCCCTtggctcccaccccctcccccagcacacacagTGGGCTATCTGTTTCTGGCCCTGGATTTGACTCGAAGGcaagatatttaaaaatgtaacattCACTTGCTGTTTATATGGCTTTGTTATTGCTGAAATAATTCTGGACAATGGTGCcataaccattttttccccaaagaaaagTTTGTTAATTTGAGAACAAAGAATAACAGACTCTAAACTTGGATTAATTCAGTTGAAACAAAGGGTGGCTTATTTTGGTGTAACTGTTTAGTATTTTTAAGAACAAATAAATTAGGCATGAGAAATATTAGCACTAAATTAtgttggaaaaaagaaaatagagCCATGCTGAGATAAATACTTCCCTTCTGAATAGTAAATTTGGAGATAGCTATATTCAAGCTCGAATGGATTTGGGACGCTCATTAGCAGAACTGTTCTGAGATGGAAGATGACGACCTTCACACAGCCCACACTGTTAAGTGGGAAACCACAACTATCATCAAACCGGCGACTGAACACTGACTGCAACAAAATAAGGCTGCCTTTTCAAGGCCAATGTACTAGGCAGATCAGACCTGAGTTAAAGATCTGCCAGCTGAATGTTGAAGACTCATGGTCCAAGAGTGATTATTTGGAGAAAATACTGAAGACAATCAACATCGATGTCCTCACCCTCCAGGAGACCCATATTGCAAACAAAGAAAAAGCCTGTTGTTACAAAATCAATGGCTATAAACTCATAGCCAGCAATTACCGTCCAAAATAAGGTCTGGCAATTTACATAAAGTGGGAGATCCACCAATATGTGGTCCTACCTCCTACAGAAACAAACTACAATCTCTGTGCGCGTCAGGAAGCTATCAATGTACATAAACCACCTGGTGCACAGTGGCCTCAACCAGCTCTGCAGACTGCACAGAATCCTGCTGTATTTATGGGCAACTTTAATAGTCACCACACTCAGTGGGGCTATGCAGCAAACAACATTGCAGGTGAAGAAATGACATGGTCGGGGTCGGcaaatgattttttattttatattttattttttattttataatggagatatccatctcctagaactggaagggaccttgaaaggtcattgactccagccccctgccttcactagcaggaccaagtactgattttgccccagatccctaagtgaccccctcaaggactgaactcacaaccctgtgtttagcaggccaatgctcaaaccactgagctatcccttatgCTCCTCCTTTCAAATGCAAAACAGTGCGGCACTGTCCACactgcaagatggaacagataaTACTGCCCTGAACtgatcttcatctctaaagatgATGGAGACACACCAATACCCGTACCATGGACCATTTTTGATGACTTCCTGAACAGCCAGCACAGACCAGTCCTGATCCGTATTAGCATTCAAATTCCAGTTCTCTACTCAAAACCAGTGCTGTGCTGgaacttcaaaaaagcagactggGCCACTTCATTATGACAGTGGACAATACAATCTCCCACATTCCCCCAATGCCGAAAAATTTTGACTATTTTACTGCTCTCATAATCTCTGCTGCAAAGAGAACCATCCCCTAGGCGCACAGGTCCCTGTACGCTCCTTGCTGGGCTGCAGAGAGCCAAGAGCTCCACAAATATGACGAGTGTAGAGACCCAGAGACTGGAAAGCCCTCCTGTCACTGGATGCAGCAAGGCCAAAATGGTGACTTGACTGTGTAGAAGATCCAAACTTCACGCACTCGAGTAAAGGCACCTGGAACCTGAGGGCTGCAAATCCCACACATGCCACTAGCCAATGCCATCACTGCTAAACCTGTGTGGGCATCCAAACAGCCAGTGGACAAACAGTATCGCAGACAAGTCCAACATCAACTCTGGCAGGCAATGTCCACATGCACTCCATCACCCCAATGGTCTGGACCATTCACAAGTAAGGAGATCGATGCAGCCATGAACCTGGGAAAAGCGGTGGGAAGAGACAGTATCTATCCTGAGTTCCTATATAACCCAGTCCATTAGCACAGAAATGGATGATGCAGAGTACTGTGCATCAGAGTAGACAAGAAGTTGCCATACCCAACTGTGAACAGGCAGCTGAATCAGACCATATTAATTATCATGGAGACTTTACAATCAACATTTCTACCACGGCTTTCTGGATTAGCAAACATTGAACCTCCCGTTATCCATCGAGATATAGCCACAGTATGAGAACTTAACTGCTCTGAAGACTGCCCAGAACTTCCCACCCTGCAGGTCATGGATAACATACCCCAGCCCCATCTGAAACTGCAAAAACCACTGTGGACCACACATGACCATCTTAGATCTCTGGTTCCAGCCAGGGAATGGTAAAGTGTCTGGACCTCACCTACTATTCTAAAcaagcacattattactgaaccAGCAAGCGGCACTCCTGGTTTCGACCTGCCACACAGATGTTGAACCACATCCGAACAAACCATGAAGATGTGACTACTTGGTGCCCAAGTTGAAAATCAAAGACCCTCAGACCCTAACCTGGCTCCACAAGGGAAAGGGTTACAAACCCCTTCTTGCTGAGGAAACTCAATAAGGAAAACCTTGGGGAATTTAATGCCGCTCCATGGGACTCACCATCTACAGTCTGGccctatgtattattattattcgtaGTACCCTAGCACTTAGATGCCCCAATcgaggatcaggaccccattgtactaggcctgtataaacacagaacacgTCCATGGTTTCATGTTAGAAAAGTTATTGTTGCTGATGGCTTGTCCTTTGTGTGGATAAGTTTATTCTTGTATTCTAAGGAAAATAAGCAAGGCAAGAAAATGGAAATCAAAAATAATCTTTCCCACCCTGGGGCACTATTGCTGCAGAAGAGAGAATCTTGGGGGAATTCTAGTGTCTATATTTAAATCTATTAATTGAATGAAATAATGTCTTGAGGTAGTAAAATAGTGGAAAAATCTGTTTTTAGCAGCAACAGAACAATCAGTATTTTTCCATGTCTTTTATTCGATATCTGAGCAACGTCAGGGGCAAATCCCCCCCTCCATCTCTCTCAGTCTGCAGGACACCACATACAGCAGCATGGATTTGAGGAGACCACACAGAAGATGCACATCCTCTCTGCAGAGTGCATACTTTCATATGGATGCCCTACACAGTTGCAGGGGACTAGGCAGGTCAGGTCCTGAAGATCTGCAGTTACATTTATTTTCACATTCTGCCCACCCATGCCCTCCCCATCCTGTTACAACATACACTAGTGAACAAAGTATTAAACATGTTGGTACTGAAAGGAGACAAGAGTAGCCATGTTTAACATCTTGGTTAACCCTAGGGTGGATCATAGGGTTAAACATGAGCTGACAGAGAATCATGTTTATACATGATTCTGTTACGTCTCCCCTCAGTCTGATcttctccagacaaaacaaacccatttttttcagtcttcccttataggtcatgttttctgctgttctctggactttctccaatttatccatatctttcctgaaatgtggcacccagaactggacataatactccagttgaggcctaatgagtgcagagtagagcagatgAATTACAtatcgtgtcttgcttacaacactcctgctaatacatcccagaatcatgtttgctttttttgcactgcgttaccctgttgactcatatttagcttgtgatccacgaTGACTCCCTCAACCCATAACccctttttgcagtactccttcctaggcagtcatttcccatttttacaTGAATGCTTCAATATGAGCATGTGCAGTTAGTGCTCCATGATCTGCACTGGCTACCTATGAGTTTCCAGGTGGGGTTTAAGGAGTTGGTATAGACCTATAAATCTAAGGAATAATAGAACAACTGTTATCACACTAAGTCATTTCCTAGAGTACACAAGCCCTTAGTGGGGCTGAGGCCACAGTAGAAGGTTTGTTCTTTGAGTGGTTTATAGAAATTAAAGGAAAAGATGGATTATTATATCCTGCAAAACTTTGGGTAATCTTCAGTAATGCAAAATATATCTTGTAGACCAAACTGGCCTCCGTTATACTAGTGCaacctcattgaaatcagtgggctcGCATTGCCATGAAGACAGAATTCAGCTGTAAGTTGTCTGATAATGTTCAGAGCTGTGTGGATGTCTGAATAAGCTGATTAGGGCATACAGATGTAACAGCAATAGTGCAGATTTGACGAGAATGTGAAAAGGGATTGAGTTCTTTATTCTCCTTCTCATAGCCATACCAAAGCGAGGTTAGGAAAGAAGCTGCCTCTAGCTGGCTGGAATTAATTTGTTCCCTTGTTTAACTttctcccctttctctcccccatccccttctacTTCTCTCTCTCAGTGGTCAGTCAGTCAGTAACTGGATTAAAAACCAAAGTCAGAGTCATGGTGTTTAGCTTAGTTATTACAACTGTAAATTAGCAAAATCTCAtgcttttaaaatagatttttagaAAAAGTTTAGACTGGTGCCCTTTCACATAAAGACTTCACTGAGTAAATGGTAAGAGAGGATGAGTAATATGTGA of Chrysemys picta bellii isolate R12L10 chromosome 11, ASM1138683v2, whole genome shotgun sequence contains these proteins:
- the FRZB gene encoding secreted frizzled-related protein 3 isoform X1, whose translation is MLCCGSAALLLALAGLFLSRVPGAQGAACEPVRIPLCKSLPWNMTKMPNHLHHSTQANAILAIEQFEGLLGTHCSPDLLFFLCAMYAPICTIDFQHEPIKPCKSVCERARAGCEPVLIKYRHAWPESLACEELPVYDRGVCISPEAIVTAEGAERCKCKPIKATQKTYLRNNYNYVIRAKVKEVKTKCHDVTAVVEVKEILKSSLVNIPKDTVNLYTNSGCLCPPLSANEEYIIMGYEDEERSRLLLVEGSIAEKWKDRLGKKVKRWDQKLRHPGKGKNEPGQSDSAQKSGKNSNPRQTRN